Proteins encoded together in one Streptomyces sp. NBC_01216 window:
- a CDS encoding replication-associated recombination protein A, with the protein MEPDLFTAAAEERQEKDPSSSPLAVRMRPRTLDEVLGQQHLLKAGSPLRRLVGEGGGGPAGASSVILWGPPGIGKTTLAYVVSKATNKRFVELSAITAGVKEVRAVIDGARRAAGGFGKETVLFLDEIHRFSKAQQDSLLPAVENRWVTLIAATTENPYFSVISPLLSRSLLLTLEALTDDDLRDLLRRALADERGLGGVVTLSEDAEAHLLRIAGGDARRALTALEAAAGSALARHETEITLRTVEETVDRAAVTYDRAGDQHYDVASALIKSIRGSDVDAALHYLARMIEAGEDPRFIARRLMISASEDIGLADPTALPTAVAAAQAVALIGFPEAALTLSHATIALALAPKSNAATTAISAARADVRNGLAGPVPAHLRDGHYKGAAELGHAQGYVYPHDVPGGIAAQQYAPDAVHGRRYYEPTRYGAEARYADVVEKVRERLRGDTG; encoded by the coding sequence GTGGAGCCCGACCTCTTTACCGCAGCGGCCGAAGAACGCCAGGAGAAGGACCCGTCCAGCAGCCCCTTGGCCGTCCGGATGCGTCCGCGCACCCTGGACGAGGTCCTGGGGCAGCAGCACCTGCTGAAGGCGGGCTCACCGCTGCGCCGTCTCGTCGGTGAGGGAGGCGGCGGTCCGGCCGGCGCCTCCTCGGTGATCCTCTGGGGTCCGCCCGGCATCGGCAAGACGACCCTCGCCTACGTGGTCTCCAAGGCCACCAACAAGCGTTTCGTGGAACTCTCCGCGATCACCGCCGGCGTCAAGGAGGTCCGCGCGGTCATCGACGGGGCCCGGCGGGCGGCCGGAGGCTTCGGCAAGGAGACCGTCCTCTTCCTCGACGAGATCCACCGCTTCTCCAAGGCCCAGCAGGACTCGCTGCTGCCCGCGGTGGAGAACCGCTGGGTGACGCTGATCGCGGCCACCACGGAGAACCCGTACTTCTCCGTCATCTCCCCGCTGCTCTCGCGCTCCCTGCTGCTGACGCTGGAGGCGCTGACCGACGACGACCTGCGGGACCTGCTGCGCCGGGCGCTGGCGGACGAGCGGGGCCTCGGAGGTGTGGTCACCCTGTCCGAGGACGCCGAGGCGCACCTGCTGCGGATCGCGGGCGGTGACGCGCGACGGGCGCTGACCGCCCTGGAGGCCGCCGCGGGGTCGGCCCTCGCCCGGCACGAGACGGAGATCACCCTCCGCACGGTCGAGGAGACCGTCGACCGCGCCGCCGTGACGTACGACCGTGCCGGTGACCAGCACTACGACGTGGCCAGCGCGCTGATCAAGTCGATCCGGGGCTCCGACGTGGACGCGGCATTGCACTACCTGGCTCGGATGATCGAGGCGGGGGAGGACCCCCGGTTCATCGCCCGCCGTCTGATGATCTCCGCCAGCGAGGACATCGGGCTCGCGGACCCGACCGCCCTGCCCACGGCGGTCGCCGCGGCGCAGGCCGTGGCGCTGATCGGCTTCCCGGAGGCCGCGCTGACACTGAGCCACGCCACGATCGCCCTCGCCCTCGCGCCCAAGTCCAACGCGGCGACCACCGCGATCTCCGCCGCTCGGGCGGACGTACGGAACGGTCTGGCGGGCCCGGTCCCCGCGCACCTGCGCGACGGCCACTACAAGGGCGCTGCCGAGCTCGGCCACGCCCAGGGGTACGTGTACCCGCACGACGTCCCCGGCGGCATCGCGGCCCAGCAGTACGCCCCGGACGCGGTCCACGGCCGGCGCTACTACGAGCCGACGCGCTACGGGGCCGAGGCACGCTACGCGGACGTGGTGGAGAAGGTCCGCGAACGCCTGCGGGGCGACACCGGCTAG
- a CDS encoding DUF2470 domain-containing protein, protein MPSAAERTRTLVQSTCSAVLLVPGVTDPHPEPPVPQARVIGPDGDVLLLFPADAPPVRAATHAEDDELAVVLELTDVAPVSVPHRIRGRAWISGWLTCLPGIAGPGAMMLRLEVGEVRVDDLWGAAEVDPEEFAAAAPDPLHAHETELLQHLHAVHGERVRALGGLLGSRSAAMAPTKDVVPLALDRFGLRVRFSSGPRRCFDARFDFPEPVGDLSGLRRALRRLFAATAP, encoded by the coding sequence ATGCCGTCAGCAGCCGAGCGCACACGAACTCTCGTACAGAGTACATGCTCCGCGGTGCTCCTCGTCCCGGGGGTCACGGACCCCCACCCGGAGCCGCCGGTGCCCCAGGCCCGGGTGATCGGTCCGGACGGCGACGTCCTGCTGCTCTTCCCGGCGGACGCGCCGCCGGTACGGGCCGCCACGCACGCCGAGGACGACGAACTGGCCGTCGTCCTGGAGCTCACCGACGTCGCGCCGGTCTCCGTCCCGCACCGCATCCGCGGCCGGGCCTGGATCTCCGGCTGGCTCACCTGCCTGCCGGGGATCGCGGGCCCCGGCGCCATGATGCTCCGCCTGGAGGTGGGCGAGGTGCGGGTCGACGATCTGTGGGGAGCCGCGGAGGTCGACCCGGAGGAGTTCGCCGCCGCCGCCCCGGACCCGCTGCACGCCCACGAGACGGAACTCCTCCAGCATCTGCACGCGGTCCACGGGGAGCGGGTGCGGGCGCTCGGCGGCCTGCTCGGCTCCCGCTCCGCGGCCATGGCTCCGACGAAGGACGTGGTGCCGCTGGCGCTGGACCGCTTCGGCCTGCGCGTCCGCTTCAGCTCCGGGCCGCGGCGCTGCTTCGACGCGCGCTTCGACTTCCCCGAGCCGGTCGGCGACCTCTCCGGCCTGCGCCGCGCCCTGCGCCGCCTCTTCGCCGCCACCGCGCCGTGA
- a CDS encoding response regulator transcription factor: MNTPVSPIRVLLVDDHPVVREGLRGMLAPEPGLVVVGEASSGPVAETLCVELSPDIVLMDLRMPGGGGVDSIRRITAAGLPCRVIVLTTYETDGDILRAVEAGAAGYLLKDLARGELADAIRAAARGETVLAPSVAARLVDQLRSRPERPRLSARETAVLRLVAEGCTNGEIGRRLHIGESTVKTHLLRTFGKLGVDDRTAAVTSALRHGLLDG; encoded by the coding sequence GTGAACACGCCCGTCTCCCCCATCCGTGTCCTGCTCGTCGACGACCATCCGGTGGTGCGCGAGGGGCTGCGCGGGATGCTCGCCCCCGAACCCGGTCTCGTCGTGGTCGGCGAGGCGTCCAGCGGGCCGGTCGCGGAGACCCTCTGCGTCGAACTCAGTCCGGACATCGTGCTGATGGACCTGCGGATGCCCGGCGGCGGGGGTGTGGACTCGATCCGCCGGATCACGGCCGCGGGACTGCCGTGCCGGGTGATCGTGCTCACCACGTACGAGACGGACGGTGACATCCTGCGGGCCGTCGAGGCGGGCGCGGCGGGGTACCTGCTGAAAGACCTGGCCAGGGGTGAGCTCGCCGACGCGATCAGGGCGGCGGCCCGGGGCGAGACGGTGCTGGCCCCCTCGGTGGCGGCCCGGCTGGTCGACCAGTTGCGGTCACGGCCGGAGCGTCCCCGGCTCTCCGCCCGCGAGACGGCGGTACTGCGCCTGGTGGCGGAGGGGTGCACCAACGGGGAGATCGGCCGTCGGCTGCACATCGGGGAGTCGACGGTGAAGACGCATCTGCTGCGGACCTTCGGCAAGCTCGGTGTGGACGACCGCACGGCGGCGGTGACGAGCGCC
- a CDS encoding DUF6167 family protein, whose amino-acid sequence MFRRTFWFTAGAAAGVWATTKVNRKLRQLTPESLAAQAANKAIETGHRLKDFAVDVRAGMVQREAELEEVLGLEDAPGRELPAQRRLFAIESPDRHPGKNRTQSHPTIPYNRNEDH is encoded by the coding sequence ATGTTCCGCCGCACGTTCTGGTTCACCGCGGGCGCCGCCGCCGGTGTGTGGGCCACCACCAAGGTCAACCGCAAGCTCAGGCAGCTCACGCCCGAGAGCCTCGCCGCGCAGGCGGCGAACAAGGCGATCGAGACCGGCCACCGCCTCAAGGACTTCGCCGTCGACGTCAGGGCGGGCATGGTCCAGCGCGAGGCCGAGCTGGAGGAGGTGCTGGGACTGGAAGACGCACCCGGGAGGGAACTTCCGGCACAGCGCCGTCTCTTCGCGATCGAGAGCCCCGACCGGCACCCCGGCAAGAACCGCACGCAATCCCACCCCACGATCCCGTACAACCGGAATGAGGACCACTGA
- the rpsD gene encoding 30S ribosomal protein S4 produces MPNQSRPKVKKSRALGIALTPKAVKYFEARPYPPGEHGRGRKQNSDYKVRLLEKQRLRAQYDISERQMARAYDRAKKAEGKTGEALVVELERRLDALVLRSGIARTIYQARQMVVHGHIQVNGGKVDKPSFRVRPDDVVMVRERSREKPLFHVAREGGFAADGETPRYLQVNLKALAFRLDRDPNRKEIPVICDEQLVVEYYAR; encoded by the coding sequence GTGCCTAACCAGTCGCGTCCCAAGGTCAAGAAGTCGCGTGCGCTCGGTATCGCGCTGACGCCGAAGGCTGTCAAGTACTTCGAAGCCCGCCCGTACCCGCCGGGTGAGCACGGCCGTGGCCGCAAGCAGAACTCGGACTACAAGGTCCGTCTGCTCGAGAAGCAGCGCCTGCGCGCGCAGTACGACATCAGCGAGCGTCAGATGGCGCGCGCCTACGACCGGGCCAAGAAGGCCGAGGGCAAGACGGGCGAGGCGCTGGTCGTCGAGCTCGAGCGTCGCCTCGACGCCCTGGTCCTGCGTTCGGGCATCGCCCGCACCATCTACCAGGCCCGTCAGATGGTCGTCCACGGCCACATCCAGGTCAACGGTGGCAAGGTCGACAAGCCGTCGTTCCGTGTCCGTCCCGACGACGTCGTGATGGTCCGCGAGCGCTCGCGCGAGAAGCCGCTGTTCCACGTCGCCCGTGAGGGTGGCTTCGCCGCCGACGGCGAGACCCCGCGCTACCTGCAGGTCAACCTGAAGGCCCTGGCCTTCCGTCTCGACCGCGACCCGAACCGCAAGGAAATCCCGGTCATCTGCGACGAGCAGCTGGTCGTCGAGTACTACGCCCGCTGA
- a CDS encoding DUF948 domain-containing protein encodes MTGGEVAGILVAVFWAILVSFLAVVLVRLAQTLKATTRLVADVTEQAVPLLSDASATVRSAQTQLDRVDAIASDVQEVTSNASALSTTVASTFGGPLVKVAAFGYGVRRALGRTRDATPQAPAPRTVVLGRTVPSARRRKQKG; translated from the coding sequence GTGACCGGTGGAGAGGTTGCCGGGATTCTGGTGGCCGTGTTCTGGGCGATTCTGGTCTCCTTCCTCGCCGTGGTGCTGGTGAGGTTGGCGCAGACGCTCAAGGCGACCACCCGACTCGTGGCGGACGTGACGGAACAGGCGGTACCGCTGCTCAGTGACGCGTCCGCGACCGTACGGTCGGCACAGACCCAGCTCGACCGGGTCGACGCGATCGCCTCGGACGTGCAGGAGGTGACGTCCAACGCCTCGGCCCTGTCGACCACCGTCGCCTCCACCTTCGGCGGCCCGCTGGTCAAGGTGGCGGCCTTCGGCTACGGCGTGCGCAGGGCGCTCGGCCGGACCCGGGACGCCACGCCGCAGGCACCCGCGCCACGCACCGTCGTCCTGGGCCGCACCGTGCCGTCCGCGAGGCGCCGTAAGCAGAAGGGCTGA
- a CDS encoding vitamin K epoxide reductase family protein translates to MTNTAVDPVSGETDGRTIGASRALAWLLVITGAAGLLAAWVITIDKFKLLEDPDFTPGCSLNPVVSCGNIMKSDQASVFGFPNPMLGLVTYAVVIAIGVALLAGARYRRWYWLGLNAGTLFGVGFCTWLMYQSLYEINALCLWCCLAWVGTIVMFWYVTSHNVRSGVVRAPAGLRSFFDEFTWVLPVLHIGIIGMLILTRWWDFWTR, encoded by the coding sequence ATGACGAACACAGCGGTGGACCCGGTGTCCGGGGAGACGGACGGTCGCACGATCGGCGCGAGCCGGGCCCTCGCCTGGCTGTTGGTGATCACCGGCGCGGCCGGGCTGCTCGCCGCCTGGGTCATCACGATCGACAAGTTCAAGCTGCTGGAGGACCCGGACTTCACTCCGGGGTGCAGCCTCAACCCGGTCGTCTCCTGCGGCAACATCATGAAGAGCGACCAGGCGTCGGTCTTCGGATTCCCCAACCCCATGCTCGGCCTCGTCACCTACGCCGTGGTCATAGCGATCGGGGTGGCCCTGCTGGCGGGCGCCCGCTACCGCCGCTGGTACTGGCTGGGGCTGAACGCGGGCACGCTGTTCGGCGTCGGGTTCTGCACCTGGCTGATGTACCAGTCGCTGTACGAGATCAACGCGCTCTGCCTGTGGTGCTGCCTGGCCTGGGTCGGCACCATCGTCATGTTCTGGTACGTGACCTCGCACAACGTCCGCTCCGGGGTCGTCCGGGCGCCGGCCGGCCTGCGGTCCTTCTTCGACGAGTTCACCTGGGTGCTGCCGGTGCTGCACATCGGGATCATCGGCATGCTGATCCTGACCCGCTGGTGGGACTTCTGGACCCGGTGA
- a CDS encoding sensor histidine kinase produces the protein MSDPAGARDSDVHHRVFWNWDLYFAVVWAGTLAFALGAEHPSWPVRLTAAGVFALLVPWYLLAGRPLLVAGRRGAAHTSRFVVGTLALYLTAAVLVGDMRVAAFALVPQCYMLLRVRAAQVAVGVTNLAPVLGWALVWRPEAADVLLNSVYAVVTCCFSVVLGTWIIRVLDQSEERGRLIAELDASREEVTRLSAAHGALTERARMSREIHDTLAQGFTSLLMLVQVVQSEVDRDPDAARRHLALMADTARQNLAEARALVTDGAPADLAGGSLAEALRRLSGRHETAVVLTVTGPERALPPALEVVALRSCQEALSNARKHAGTSAAVSVSMHYGERALVLSVRDEGRGFDPSAPHQGYGLSGLRARAAEVGGAAAVRSAPGEGTTVTVELPVPAWSPV, from the coding sequence ATGAGCGACCCCGCCGGCGCCCGGGACTCCGACGTCCACCACCGGGTGTTCTGGAACTGGGACCTGTACTTCGCCGTCGTCTGGGCGGGCACGCTCGCCTTCGCCCTGGGCGCGGAACACCCGTCGTGGCCGGTGCGGCTGACGGCCGCGGGCGTCTTCGCCCTGCTGGTGCCCTGGTACCTGCTGGCCGGGCGGCCCCTGCTGGTGGCCGGCCGGCGGGGCGCCGCCCACACCTCGCGATTCGTGGTGGGAACGCTGGCGCTGTATCTGACCGCCGCCGTGCTGGTCGGCGACATGCGGGTGGCCGCCTTCGCGCTCGTTCCACAGTGCTACATGCTGCTGCGGGTGCGTGCCGCGCAGGTGGCGGTGGGAGTCACCAACCTGGCGCCCGTCCTCGGCTGGGCCCTGGTCTGGCGGCCGGAGGCCGCCGATGTGTTGCTCAACTCCGTGTACGCCGTCGTCACCTGCTGCTTCTCCGTCGTGCTGGGTACCTGGATCATCCGGGTGCTCGACCAGAGCGAGGAGCGGGGGCGGCTGATCGCGGAACTGGACGCGAGCCGGGAGGAGGTCACGCGGCTGTCGGCGGCGCACGGCGCGCTCACGGAGCGCGCCCGGATGTCCCGGGAGATCCACGACACGCTCGCCCAGGGCTTCACCAGCCTGCTGATGCTGGTCCAGGTCGTCCAGTCGGAGGTGGACCGGGACCCGGACGCGGCCCGGCGTCACCTCGCGCTGATGGCGGACACGGCACGCCAGAACCTGGCCGAGGCGCGGGCCCTGGTCACGGACGGCGCTCCGGCGGACCTGGCGGGCGGCTCGCTGGCCGAGGCCCTGCGCCGGCTGTCGGGACGTCATGAGACGGCGGTGGTGCTGACCGTCACCGGTCCCGAGCGCGCCCTGCCACCGGCCCTCGAAGTGGTGGCCCTCCGTTCCTGCCAGGAGGCCCTGTCCAACGCCCGCAAGCACGCGGGGACTTCGGCGGCCGTCTCGGTGTCGATGCACTACGGCGAGCGGGCGCTGGTCCTGTCCGTACGGGACGAGGGCCGCGGCTTCGACCCCTCGGCGCCGCATCAGGGGTACGGGCTGAGCGGGTTGCGGGCCCGTGCGGCCGAGGTCGGCGGAGCCGCCGCGGTGCGCAGCGCGCCGGGTGAGGGGACTACCGTCACCGTCGAACTGCCCGTCCCTGCCTGGAGTCCCGTGTGA